Proteins co-encoded in one Spirosoma endbachense genomic window:
- a CDS encoding cyclic nucleotide-binding domain-containing protein, which produces MTSAQVWYRFIGVRSTEAATVWLFFLHNFFLGIGTILVYVAANVILLENHPQTSLPIAYVSAALAMMAVGRIYTYFEHHLLLKRLAFRVLLAVSVLTFILGLFVLFGHSVASAVAIMVGYRMIYLLTNLEFWGVSAVVFDVRQGKRLFSIISSGDMPAKALGALLSVVVHAHADLVLLLLTAFVAFGAAMYVLRLTIKSHVVDVSPVQTRIHRRPTPPLISQLFGGSELVFSMCLSLAAIACVVTSVEYFFFVNVKQKFHHQVDLMQFIGFVLILTYLSALAFKLVLSWKTFERIGIRWSLAMLPIVALFGIALFGILLESNVSETGLLVYFCGLYLLLEVLRRAVFDPIFLVLFQPLTPHTRLKGHTLVKGFYEPLGMALAGVLLFSVHYFPQLPYWIPFVWMALFMGLALFFLNRTYRHYLDTLKNALERRFLGSDDLLMPVAARKAIISNLQSADSTDVLNAIDWLQHHEPATLVAQSATLLQHPDGSIRVRTLSSLQVQTDPTLLFAVATTDTEPLLRQSAAHWLAQHPDAGSQRLTDLWQQTDLPIRIGAIQGRLKAKPDDQTARQHLSELLKSDDITHRKAVLTLHAFFTQSEQHLMVDEALTSQDVTLQQAGIQVAGSLIGSRLTPTVIGLLTKPLLWRAAMESLISGGDAVVPYLRMAVQPQANRLLIQRIARVCGHIDAPESRELLAELAELPNLFWRAAALKALRNFDPLTDDSSRFQAILDEEWQLAQRLFRSLAGEPNVYLATCLEYELTLLQQRVFGLLMQLYDPQPIADAQRGVANATRDRKANALEMLDNLIPQPVYRSLQTLVDDLPVDEKLRLLAKLLAPVPDSEPIEVYIIRQGEAYFSDWTISVALHQIKASEGVLTYIYPHLNSSNLLIHESALSALQQLAANEADSQKKLVASLNGHDYMSIKHSQTAQISAVDRVIALKRTALFADTPENVLSSVAQIMNEVTFHEGQEIFAKGETGTSLFIIYDGEVGIFDGSEQLAKFTKGGFFGELALLDAEPRSATAIAHSHTLTFRIDHDDFYDLMEERGEVLQNIIRALCQRLRRQNELLRDLSASA; this is translated from the coding sequence ATGACATCTGCTCAGGTCTGGTATCGGTTCATTGGTGTTCGCTCAACGGAAGCGGCAACGGTCTGGCTCTTTTTTCTGCATAATTTCTTTTTAGGCATTGGCACCATCTTAGTGTATGTGGCGGCCAATGTGATTCTGCTCGAAAATCATCCTCAAACCAGCTTGCCGATTGCATATGTAAGCGCTGCTCTGGCCATGATGGCTGTCGGCCGGATTTATACGTACTTCGAGCATCACCTGTTATTAAAACGACTCGCTTTCCGGGTGCTGCTGGCTGTTTCTGTCCTGACTTTTATTCTGGGATTGTTTGTGCTTTTTGGCCATTCAGTAGCATCGGCCGTGGCAATTATGGTTGGTTACCGGATGATTTATCTATTGACCAATCTGGAGTTCTGGGGTGTTTCGGCGGTTGTGTTCGATGTGCGCCAGGGTAAGCGTTTGTTCAGTATTATTAGTTCGGGAGACATGCCCGCCAAAGCACTTGGCGCTCTGTTGTCGGTTGTGGTACACGCCCATGCCGATCTGGTTTTATTACTGCTTACCGCATTTGTGGCCTTTGGCGCGGCTATGTATGTACTCAGACTCACGATTAAGTCGCATGTCGTTGATGTATCACCAGTTCAAACCCGAATCCATCGACGCCCGACGCCACCACTCATCAGCCAGTTGTTTGGCGGGAGCGAACTTGTCTTTTCAATGTGCCTGAGTCTGGCAGCGATTGCCTGCGTGGTAACGAGTGTCGAGTATTTTTTCTTTGTCAACGTTAAACAAAAATTTCACCACCAGGTCGATCTGATGCAGTTTATCGGCTTCGTACTTATCCTGACATACTTATCGGCCTTAGCGTTTAAGTTGGTGCTGTCCTGGAAAACGTTCGAGCGGATTGGCATTCGCTGGTCGCTGGCGATGCTGCCCATTGTCGCCTTATTTGGCATAGCGCTGTTTGGCATTCTACTGGAATCGAATGTAAGCGAAACGGGCCTGCTGGTCTATTTTTGTGGCTTGTATTTGCTCCTGGAGGTGCTTCGCCGGGCGGTGTTCGATCCGATTTTTCTGGTTCTGTTTCAACCCCTTACACCACATACCCGGCTAAAAGGGCATACGTTGGTTAAAGGCTTTTACGAGCCGCTCGGAATGGCATTGGCTGGCGTATTGTTGTTTAGCGTGCATTACTTTCCGCAGCTTCCGTACTGGATTCCTTTTGTATGGATGGCGCTGTTTATGGGGCTTGCTCTGTTTTTTTTGAATCGGACGTATCGCCACTATCTCGATACCCTAAAAAATGCATTGGAGCGTCGTTTTCTGGGTAGCGATGATCTGCTCATGCCCGTAGCCGCTCGCAAAGCCATTATCAGCAATCTGCAAAGTGCAGATTCTACCGATGTGCTGAATGCCATTGACTGGCTACAACACCATGAACCGGCTACTTTAGTAGCGCAGTCGGCAACGTTACTGCAACATCCCGACGGTTCGATACGGGTCAGGACACTAAGCTCGCTACAGGTTCAAACGGACCCTACTTTGTTATTCGCTGTTGCGACGACAGATACCGAACCACTTCTGCGCCAATCGGCTGCCCACTGGCTGGCGCAACATCCCGATGCAGGCAGTCAGCGCCTGACAGACCTCTGGCAACAAACTGATCTGCCAATTAGAATAGGAGCCATTCAGGGCCGATTGAAAGCCAAACCCGATGATCAGACTGCTCGTCAGCATCTATCAGAGCTGCTCAAATCCGATGATATAACGCACCGCAAAGCAGTGCTGACACTCCATGCGTTTTTTACGCAAAGTGAACAACACCTCATGGTCGACGAGGCATTGACTAGTCAGGACGTAACGCTGCAACAGGCTGGTATACAGGTAGCAGGTAGTTTGATTGGAAGTCGATTGACGCCTACGGTTATTGGCTTACTGACGAAGCCCCTGCTTTGGCGGGCGGCTATGGAGAGCCTGATCAGTGGGGGAGATGCCGTTGTTCCCTATCTGCGGATGGCAGTGCAGCCGCAGGCGAACCGGTTACTGATTCAACGTATAGCCCGCGTATGCGGCCACATTGATGCGCCCGAAAGCCGGGAGCTATTGGCTGAATTGGCCGAATTGCCCAATTTGTTCTGGCGGGCGGCTGCGCTAAAGGCCCTGCGAAATTTTGATCCACTGACGGATGATTCGTCCAGATTTCAGGCAATTCTGGATGAGGAATGGCAATTGGCGCAACGCTTATTTAGAAGCCTCGCCGGTGAACCGAACGTTTATCTGGCTACGTGTCTTGAGTATGAATTAACGCTTCTGCAACAACGCGTTTTTGGTTTGCTGATGCAACTTTACGATCCGCAGCCAATTGCCGATGCTCAGCGGGGTGTTGCCAACGCTACCCGCGATCGCAAAGCCAATGCACTCGAAATGCTTGACAATCTGATTCCTCAACCGGTCTACCGCAGTTTGCAGACGCTGGTCGACGATCTGCCCGTTGACGAAAAACTACGATTGTTAGCTAAACTACTGGCACCGGTTCCCGATTCAGAACCGATAGAGGTTTATATTATACGGCAGGGTGAAGCCTATTTTTCTGATTGGACGATCAGTGTGGCCCTACATCAGATCAAGGCCAGTGAAGGCGTACTGACCTACATCTACCCGCATCTGAACTCATCTAATTTACTGATCCATGAAAGTGCACTCAGTGCACTTCAACAACTAGCCGCTAATGAAGCCGATAGCCAGAAAAAGCTGGTTGCTTCGCTGAATGGACACGACTATATGAGCATAAAACATTCTCAAACCGCCCAGATTTCGGCAGTGGATCGCGTAATTGCGCTTAAACGAACAGCGCTCTTTGCCGACACCCCCGAAAATGTACTAAGCAGCGTAGCGCAGATCATGAACGAGGTAACGTTTCATGAGGGACAGGAGATTTTTGCCAAAGGGGAGACGGGTACCAGTCTGTTCATTATTTATGATGGTGAAGTCGGAATTTTTGATGGGTCCGAACAGTTGGCAAAATTCACGAAGGGTGGCTTTTTCGGCGAACTGGCGCTGTTAGATGCTGAGCCTCGTTCGGCAACGGCCATAGCCCATTCGCACACCCTGACTTTCCGGATCGACCACGACGATTTCTATGACCTGATGGAAGAGCGGGGCGAAGTCCTGCAAAACATCATCAGGGCGTTGTGCCAGCGATTACGCCGACAGAATGAACTCCTTCGGGATTTATCCGCGTCGGCATAA
- a CDS encoding HD domain-containing protein → MNYQAAEHYILHQLKTNLSPTLYYHGVHHTLDVVQAARRLAEAEGIDDEESVELLHTAACFHDAGFLTTYQGHEEKGGLIAREVLPRYNYLPQQIEIIYGMIMATRIPQTPLTHLERIICDADLDYLGRDDFEPIADSLFQELQARNLVVSKPVWNRIQVQFLEKHHYWTTTAIAWRQTTKQQWLDKLRAIVETEANLAN, encoded by the coding sequence ATGAACTACCAGGCTGCCGAACACTACATCCTGCATCAGTTGAAGACAAACCTGTCGCCAACACTCTATTATCATGGTGTTCATCACACACTGGACGTAGTTCAGGCGGCCCGTCGCCTGGCCGAAGCAGAAGGAATTGATGACGAAGAGTCCGTCGAGTTGCTGCATACAGCGGCCTGTTTTCACGATGCCGGTTTTCTAACTACTTATCAGGGTCATGAAGAAAAAGGAGGCCTGATTGCCAGGGAGGTTCTGCCGCGTTATAATTACCTGCCCCAGCAGATCGAGATTATTTATGGAATGATAATGGCCACCCGAATTCCACAAACACCTCTCACCCACCTAGAGCGAATTATATGCGATGCCGATCTCGATTATCTTGGTCGCGACGACTTCGAGCCCATTGCGGATTCGCTTTTTCAGGAACTCCAGGCCCGGAATCTGGTGGTCAGCAAGCCGGTCTGGAACCGCATACAGGTTCAGTTTCTGGAAAAACACCACTATTGGACAACGACTGCTATTGCCTGGCGTCAGACTACCAAGCAGCAATGGCTCGATAAATTGCGAGCGATTGTCGAAACAGAAGCGAACCTGGCCAATTAA
- a CDS encoding adenylate/guanylate cyclase domain-containing protein, which yields MSTKILVVDDETDLELLIKQKFRRKIRENAYEFIFASNGQEALTKIAEHPDVEIVLSDLNMPIMDGLTLLTKLPALNAILKAVVVSAYGDMNNIRTAMNRGAFDFVMKPVDFSDLEITIEKTITYVAQVRETLRAIQENNILKMYVDETVINFMARPEFENSLLVSEIVEATVVFFDICGFTAISEKLPPDQVVNLLNTYFDQIVKGVIAQGGYVDKFMGDAVMAVFRGTHHLDRAIDAALAVRQQIQTNQAQLSEGIQFQPSVSTGINTGEMVSGNIGSASLRRLDYTVIGDTVNLAQRLQSVAKPNQILINESTYQLIKESFQCERVGEVNLKNKANPVTIYEVLA from the coding sequence ATGAGTACAAAAATATTGGTGGTCGATGACGAGACTGACCTCGAATTGCTGATCAAACAGAAGTTCAGACGTAAAATTCGTGAGAATGCGTATGAATTTATCTTCGCCAGCAATGGTCAGGAAGCCCTAACTAAAATAGCAGAACACCCTGATGTAGAGATCGTTTTGAGCGATCTTAACATGCCTATTATGGATGGGCTTACGCTGCTGACAAAACTTCCGGCACTGAATGCGATTTTGAAGGCAGTTGTGGTATCGGCCTACGGTGATATGAATAACATCCGCACTGCCATGAACCGGGGGGCATTCGATTTTGTCATGAAACCGGTTGATTTTTCCGATCTGGAAATAACGATCGAAAAAACGATAACCTATGTCGCGCAGGTACGCGAAACGCTTCGTGCCATTCAGGAAAACAATATCCTGAAAATGTACGTAGACGAAACGGTGATCAACTTTATGGCCCGGCCCGAGTTCGAAAATAGCTTATTAGTGAGCGAAATCGTTGAGGCCACGGTCGTTTTTTTTGATATCTGTGGTTTCACTGCAATCTCCGAAAAGCTACCTCCCGATCAGGTAGTTAACTTACTGAATACGTATTTCGACCAGATCGTGAAAGGAGTCATCGCTCAGGGCGGCTACGTCGACAAGTTTATGGGTGATGCCGTAATGGCTGTTTTCCGGGGAACTCACCACCTCGACCGTGCCATTGATGCGGCTCTGGCTGTGCGGCAACAGATCCAGACCAATCAGGCTCAGCTATCTGAAGGAATTCAATTTCAGCCTAGTGTTTCTACGGGTATTAACACGGGAGAGATGGTTTCTGGCAATATTGGTTCGGCATCGCTCCGGCGGCTGGATTATACGGTTATCGGCGACACGGTCAATCTGGCACAGCGGCTTCAGTCAGTTGCCAAACCCAATCAGATTTTAATCAACGAGTCTACCTATCAGCTTATTAAGGAATCGTTTCAGTGCGAACGAGTTGGCGAAGTAAACCTGAAAAACAAAGCCAACCCCGTTACTATCTACGAAGTACTGGCTTAG
- a CDS encoding response regulator: MKILVVDDETDIQPLFEQRFRREIRSGTMTFTFANSGESALAYLAQKGTEAVLILSDINMPGMSGLELLRRIRKSPVVPSPIVMMITAYGDQQNHDQAIRDGADDFLTKPIDFAELKNKLSQLNPL; this comes from the coding sequence ATGAAGATATTAGTGGTCGATGACGAAACGGATATTCAGCCACTGTTTGAGCAACGGTTCAGACGGGAAATCCGAAGCGGCACTATGACATTTACATTCGCCAACTCGGGCGAATCTGCCCTGGCTTATTTAGCACAGAAAGGAACCGAAGCGGTCCTGATCCTGTCCGATATCAATATGCCCGGCATGAGTGGTCTGGAACTGTTGCGCCGAATTCGGAAGAGTCCCGTCGTTCCATCACCCATCGTCATGATGATCACGGCCTACGGCGACCAACAGAACCATGATCAGGCCATACGCGATGGAGCCGATGATTTTTTAACCAAACCAATCGATTTTGCCGAGTTGAAAAATAAACTCAGCCAGTTGAATCCGTTATGA
- a CDS encoding ATP-binding protein, giving the protein MDGSIVISIVIAFLVVRWFRRFMNTATYLPQWDNVLKQSWLVFIVFLVIGQLFSIKDSHLSDWYLFITFSGIVVALFLMRSYRPARTILLAVIPFMFCFLVSTLLESIVPSFAKQYGDLIDSSKIFASIWLFTFVIIARNQKKTLEADRLKQEAEAERTRMIEAQNADLEQLVQARTAELMGQKEELQQALVHLQAAQNQLIQSEKMASLGELTAGIAHEIQNPLNFVNNFAEVSVELVDELKEELAKPEIDKDYILDLADNLTLSQQKINHHGRRADAIVKAMLQHSRSSTDERQLIDINALCDEFLRLSYHGLRAKDKEFNAELVTQFDPKADKIMAAGQEMGRVLLNLFNNAFYSVSEKKKRKIGPADYMPLVQVSTKRLSDQIEIRVRDNGLGIPQEVLDKIYQPFFTTKPTGEGTGLGLSLSYDIITKGHNGTLTVNTSENEFAEFVITLPASDGISVS; this is encoded by the coding sequence ATGGATGGTAGCATTGTCATAAGTATCGTAATTGCCTTTCTGGTTGTGCGGTGGTTTCGTCGATTTATGAATACAGCCACCTACCTTCCCCAGTGGGATAATGTGCTGAAGCAAAGCTGGCTGGTTTTTATTGTTTTTCTTGTCATCGGACAATTGTTTTCGATCAAGGATAGCCATTTAAGTGATTGGTATCTTTTTATCACGTTTAGCGGAATAGTTGTCGCTCTATTTTTGATGCGCTCCTATCGCCCGGCCCGAACGATATTATTGGCAGTCATCCCGTTTATGTTCTGCTTTTTAGTTTCCACACTGCTGGAAAGTATCGTACCCTCATTCGCCAAACAATACGGTGATTTGATTGATTCGTCGAAGATATTTGCCAGTATCTGGTTATTTACGTTCGTTATTATTGCCCGGAATCAGAAAAAGACACTAGAGGCCGATCGGTTAAAGCAGGAAGCAGAAGCCGAACGTACCCGGATGATCGAAGCGCAGAACGCTGACCTTGAACAACTTGTGCAGGCCCGTACGGCAGAACTGATGGGCCAAAAGGAAGAACTACAGCAAGCGCTTGTCCATTTACAGGCCGCACAGAATCAGCTCATTCAGTCCGAAAAAATGGCGTCACTGGGCGAGCTTACAGCCGGTATAGCTCACGAGATTCAGAACCCGCTGAACTTTGTCAACAACTTTGCCGAAGTATCCGTCGAATTGGTCGATGAGCTCAAGGAAGAATTGGCAAAACCCGAAATAGACAAAGATTACATTCTCGATTTAGCCGATAACCTGACCCTCAGTCAACAGAAAATCAATCATCATGGTCGCCGGGCCGATGCCATTGTGAAGGCCATGCTCCAACACTCGCGGAGTAGCACCGATGAACGTCAACTCATCGATATCAATGCGCTCTGTGATGAATTTCTGCGGTTGTCCTATCATGGATTACGTGCGAAGGACAAAGAGTTCAATGCCGAATTAGTTACTCAATTCGACCCTAAAGCCGATAAGATAATGGCTGCCGGGCAAGAAATGGGCCGGGTGTTGCTCAATCTGTTCAACAACGCCTTTTATTCTGTTTCGGAAAAGAAAAAACGAAAAATCGGGCCAGCCGATTATATGCCGCTGGTACAGGTTAGTACGAAACGCCTTTCTGATCAGATCGAGATTCGGGTCAGAGACAATGGGCTCGGTATTCCGCAGGAGGTTCTTGATAAAATCTATCAACCTTTTTTTACGACTAAACCAACCGGAGAAGGTACTGGATTGGGGTTATCCCTTTCGTATGACATCATTACCAAGGGACATAATGGCACACTTACCGTCAACACAAGTGAAAACGAGTTTGCCGAATTTGTGATTACTCTACCGGCATCTGACGGAATCAGCGTATCTTAG
- a CDS encoding glycoside hydrolase family 43 protein — MKFTLTIAILLLMTLRCSAQSGRAPGSGATYRNPVIAGDFADPSVIRVGDTYYAAGTSSEWGPAYPIYTSKDLVNWDYVGPVFKNLPDWTMGSYWAPELFYRNGTFYCYYTARRKSDKRSYIGVASTRDLRKGFTDHGLLIEWTTEAIDAFVLEDGGKLYITWKAYGLDKGKDIEILGAELAPDGYKVTGKAVTLLKADRNTWEAGGAEGQAIVKRGRYYYMTYSGNACCGAQCNYQVGLARAERLLGPWEKYTGNPVLVSNDSWKCPGHGTVVTTPDNRYFYLHHAYNGVDFTYTGRQGVLSELVWDEKTLWPSFLNGTATPTEAKSPTARLQKMNTDLVIDFGKNTADVPWVWDVSLPKPVFTIGDGQLQLTNATPGKSGSFLGLVIKKGTYTFSADINPQADLVQSLCLYGDASNALGLGVRKGSLELWQIKEGVRSVLKTQPIPENTSPIRLQIRSHSGSSYEFGWATKGGSMNQLQVDNQPNGSFLPRWDRAPRIGISVSGEQKGSSRIQSLAMQYN, encoded by the coding sequence ATGAAATTTACCCTGACCATTGCGATACTGTTATTGATGACCCTACGATGCAGTGCGCAATCGGGTCGGGCACCCGGATCAGGTGCCACGTATCGCAATCCGGTCATTGCCGGTGATTTTGCCGACCCATCGGTTATTCGCGTTGGCGATACCTATTACGCGGCTGGCACATCGTCGGAATGGGGACCGGCTTATCCGATTTACACCTCAAAGGATCTGGTCAACTGGGACTATGTAGGACCCGTTTTTAAAAACCTGCCCGATTGGACAATGGGTAGCTATTGGGCACCGGAGCTTTTTTATCGGAATGGTACATTTTATTGCTACTATACGGCCCGCCGTAAGTCAGACAAACGTTCGTATATTGGTGTGGCTTCTACCCGTGACCTTCGTAAGGGATTCACAGACCACGGATTACTGATCGAATGGACTACGGAAGCCATTGATGCATTCGTGCTCGAGGATGGCGGCAAATTGTACATAACCTGGAAAGCTTACGGTCTCGACAAAGGAAAAGACATCGAAATCCTCGGTGCCGAATTGGCTCCCGATGGGTATAAAGTAACCGGGAAAGCAGTTACACTCCTGAAGGCGGATCGAAATACCTGGGAAGCTGGCGGAGCCGAAGGGCAGGCAATCGTCAAACGAGGACGCTATTATTACATGACTTATTCGGGCAATGCGTGTTGTGGTGCGCAGTGCAATTATCAGGTGGGTCTGGCCCGCGCCGAACGACTTCTGGGCCCCTGGGAAAAATACACCGGCAATCCCGTATTGGTTAGTAACGATAGCTGGAAATGCCCTGGTCACGGAACGGTCGTAACGACACCAGACAATCGTTATTTCTATTTGCATCACGCCTACAATGGCGTCGATTTTACCTACACCGGGCGGCAGGGCGTACTAAGCGAGTTGGTTTGGGATGAAAAGACCCTTTGGCCTTCGTTTCTGAACGGAACCGCTACACCTACCGAAGCAAAATCACCGACGGCCCGTTTGCAGAAAATGAACACGGATCTGGTCATTGATTTTGGCAAAAATACGGCTGATGTTCCCTGGGTATGGGATGTAAGTCTTCCTAAACCCGTATTTACTATCGGGGATGGACAGTTACAATTGACCAATGCGACTCCCGGTAAATCGGGCAGTTTTCTGGGTCTGGTTATAAAAAAAGGGACATACACCTTCTCTGCCGACATCAATCCACAAGCCGATTTGGTTCAAAGCTTATGCCTGTATGGCGACGCCAGTAATGCGCTGGGTCTGGGGGTTCGCAAAGGCTCGCTCGAACTCTGGCAAATCAAGGAGGGGGTTCGTTCGGTATTGAAAACACAGCCAATTCCGGAGAACACGTCCCCTATTCGGCTACAGATCCGAAGCCATTCAGGATCGTCTTATGAATTCGGCTGGGCAACCAAAGGAGGCTCTATGAATCAGCTTCAGGTTGACAATCAGCCAAATGGCTCATTTTTACCCCGTTGGGACCGGGCACCACGCATAGGCATTAGTGTTTCGGGCGAACAGAAAGGCAGTAGCCGGATTCAGTCGCTGGCGATGCAATACAACTAA
- a CDS encoding glycoside hydrolase family 71/99-like protein translates to MKTQPFFILFLFSLIAIDARSQQVKVNNKESSSLFTSYKGLVMAGYQGWFAAQGDESNRGWHHYQKKGRFEPGFASIDFWPDVKDYPTTYKTAFQYANGSPAYVYSPYDETSVDLHFRWMKDYGIDGVFMQRFLSEIKTEKGKRHFNKVLANALKAAKKYKRAVCIMYDLSGSTSADMALLVSDWNELQQRFALFDTKENPTYLHHNGKPLLAIWGVGFNDNRNYTIADIQTLVDSIKGPTKKTSILLGVPYYWRTMTKDTEPSESLHPLIKSADIIMPWAVGRYNASTYATVAVNTLADDIAWCKTHSVDYVPLVFPGFSWGNLKNNPAVYNQIPRLKGDFLWQQVAGAKQAGAQSLYVAMFDEVDEGTAIFKTKKEDELPLNGNGNFVGIEADLDADYYLWLTGQAANWFHKNKGYNQQKPFRKK, encoded by the coding sequence ATGAAAACACAGCCTTTCTTTATCCTGTTTCTTTTTTCACTAATTGCGATTGACGCTAGAAGTCAGCAAGTTAAAGTGAACAATAAAGAGAGTAGCAGTCTATTCACCAGCTACAAAGGCCTGGTTATGGCTGGCTATCAGGGTTGGTTTGCTGCGCAGGGAGACGAATCGAACCGAGGATGGCATCACTACCAGAAAAAGGGCAGGTTCGAACCGGGTTTTGCTTCCATCGACTTCTGGCCCGATGTGAAGGACTATCCAACAACCTATAAAACGGCATTTCAATACGCCAATGGCAGCCCCGCTTATGTGTATAGTCCCTACGACGAAACCAGCGTCGATCTACACTTCAGGTGGATGAAAGACTATGGTATAGACGGAGTGTTTATGCAGCGGTTTCTGTCCGAAATAAAAACCGAGAAAGGGAAACGTCATTTCAACAAAGTCCTGGCCAATGCGCTCAAAGCGGCAAAAAAGTACAAGCGCGCTGTGTGCATTATGTACGACCTAAGCGGCTCAACCTCTGCCGACATGGCTCTGTTAGTGAGTGACTGGAATGAGCTGCAGCAACGTTTCGCTCTGTTCGATACGAAAGAAAATCCGACCTACCTGCACCACAATGGGAAACCGCTTTTGGCCATCTGGGGTGTTGGTTTCAATGATAACCGCAACTACACCATTGCCGACATCCAAACCCTGGTTGATTCGATAAAAGGCCCTACGAAGAAAACCTCGATTCTGCTGGGCGTGCCGTATTACTGGCGGACAATGACAAAAGACACTGAACCATCTGAATCGCTCCACCCGCTCATCAAAAGCGCCGACATTATTATGCCCTGGGCCGTCGGTCGGTACAATGCCAGTACGTACGCAACTGTCGCCGTCAATACCCTGGCCGATGACATAGCCTGGTGCAAAACCCATTCGGTCGATTATGTACCGCTTGTTTTTCCGGGATTCAGTTGGGGAAATTTAAAAAATAATCCTGCGGTCTATAATCAGATTCCGCGACTAAAGGGCGATTTCCTGTGGCAACAAGTCGCTGGCGCAAAGCAGGCTGGCGCTCAAAGCCTTTACGTGGCCATGTTCGATGAGGTCGATGAGGGAACGGCTATTTTTAAAACAAAAAAAGAAGATGAACTACCTTTGAATGGCAATGGTAACTTTGTGGGCATTGAAGCTGATCTGGATGCGGATTATTATCTATGGCTCACAGGGCAGGCAGCCAATTGGTTTCATAAAAACAAAGGATACAATCAGCAAAAACCATTCAGAAAAAAGTAG
- a CDS encoding enolase C-terminal domain-like protein, whose translation MKNPDLQSESSRRNALKMLGLGSTAGIFGLFDSPKARAENRTTPAYAKGMAPVTIKSVRAITTAPGGPNLVIVKVETSEPGLYGLGCATFTQRALVVVPAINVYLNEFCVGKDVDNIEDMWQSAYVSSYWRNGPDLNNALSGLDQALWDIKGKRANMPVYQLLGGKARFAVDTYTHASGPTPEAVADKVQQFMEMGFRHIRIQQGGYGGVGAMADIKPDFKAAGFARETDDFSDQRTYLKRVPKMFDIVRKRCGEDIQLLHDMHELTEPIDAINMIKGLEEYRPYFIEDPFSPENMGWFKQLRATTSVPIAMGELFNNVNEFKEPMANQLFDFIRIHISQIGGITPAMKVARLGEWFNVRTAWHGPGDTSPVGHAANNSIDIAVWNFGIQESQMFNDKVKEVFPGCPTIKNGYYHVSESPGLGIDINEKEAAKYPIGTKSRWTVRKSDGTILKP comes from the coding sequence ATGAAAAACCCAGACCTACAATCAGAATCCAGTCGCCGGAACGCCCTTAAAATGCTGGGACTCGGCTCAACTGCCGGAATCTTCGGCCTCTTCGATAGCCCTAAAGCCAGAGCTGAAAATCGTACGACTCCTGCCTACGCCAAAGGAATGGCTCCCGTTACCATCAAAAGCGTTCGGGCTATCACCACAGCACCCGGAGGTCCCAATCTGGTCATTGTCAAGGTAGAAACCTCCGAACCCGGCCTCTATGGGCTAGGATGCGCTACCTTCACCCAGCGGGCACTCGTCGTCGTGCCCGCGATCAACGTCTACCTCAATGAATTTTGCGTCGGCAAGGATGTCGATAACATTGAAGATATGTGGCAATCGGCCTATGTAAGTTCCTACTGGCGCAACGGGCCAGACCTTAACAATGCGCTCTCGGGCCTCGATCAAGCTTTGTGGGATATTAAAGGAAAACGAGCAAATATGCCCGTCTATCAGCTTCTGGGCGGCAAAGCCCGCTTTGCGGTGGATACATATACGCATGCCAGCGGGCCAACCCCCGAAGCGGTGGCCGATAAGGTGCAGCAATTCATGGAGATGGGTTTCCGGCACATCCGCATTCAGCAGGGCGGTTATGGTGGCGTTGGTGCAATGGCCGATATCAAACCAGATTTCAAAGCGGCTGGCTTTGCCCGCGAAACCGACGATTTCTCGGACCAGCGGACTTATTTGAAACGTGTTCCTAAAATGTTTGATATCGTGCGAAAACGATGCGGTGAAGACATCCAGCTCCTGCACGACATGCACGAACTGACCGAGCCCATCGATGCCATCAACATGATTAAAGGTCTGGAAGAATACCGGCCTTACTTTATCGAAGACCCATTTTCACCGGAAAACATGGGTTGGTTTAAGCAACTCCGCGCCACCACATCAGTACCGATTGCAATGGGTGAGTTATTCAACAATGTGAACGAGTTCAAAGAGCCAATGGCTAACCAGCTCTTCGACTTCATCCGCATTCATATTTCGCAGATTGGGGGCATCACACCGGCCATGAAGGTGGCTCGACTGGGCGAGTGGTTTAATGTTCGAACGGCCTGGCATGGCCCAGGAGACACCTCGCCCGTAGGTCATGCGGCCAACAACAGCATCGATATTGCTGTGTGGAATTTCGGAATCCAGGAGTCGCAGATGTTCAATGATAAGGTGAAGGAGGTTTTCCCCGGTTGTCCTACAATCAAAAATGGGTATTACCATGTCAGTGAGTCGCCGGGACTGGGCATCGACATCAACGAAAAGGAAGCGGCCAAATATCCGATCGGCACCAAATCGCGCTGGACGGTTCGCAAGAGTGATGGCACGATTTTGAAGCCGTAA